The DNA segment CTTTAATTAGCAGGCTGTTAAGTAAAGGATACAAAGTCGAAagacctagcaccactccgtcgtttctctttccttcgtggcattgcctttatctGTGTAAATCCTTGCATCTACATatagaaattgagagaaaatgtGTATGTCATATGCAGGCAGTAACAAAGTTAAGAAACTAATTCCAGACTGAAATCTTCAAGTTGAAAAGGATTGTTTGTTTCTTAGCCTTCGACATCATACTTACGAAAAGTCATGTACAGCAAGGAATTGCAGGTTACATGTTTGGCAGAAACTGCATATAAGACATATCCCGCCATTCGACATCTGAGGAAAGGATTAGTTTGTTAGCAAGAGAATTGCAAGGGTAAAACGAAAAAAAGGTTTCAAACAATAAATTTTCCTAAAATTACCGAAGGAAAACTTGTTGATATATCTGCACATAAAATCCATACTCCAAAATGAGGTGGGACTGAAGGGACCTCTGCCAAACATTTAAAGTACAcaaggaaaaaggtttgaaagtagATTAAAAAACATCATTAGTTCAAAAAAGAATTCATAATTATGCTGGTGTCACATAATTTACAGACAGTAGCATCCTTTTATCTTTAATGAACTGTTCCTGGTGACCGGGTCTCTAAACTAGTATTTTGCACTTGCAACTTCAGACTTTCATTCAGATTGACTTTCTCGTGGTTTTTGCAAAAATTTACTTTGAGAATGCGAGTAATATGTTGCCTATACTGTTGGATAATTAGGAATGCTGTCTATTTTTTTACATAGATTTGTGACGAAGAAAGTAAGTGGTTGCAGATTCAATCTAAATTTGATTAACAGGATGTAAAATACTATGACCTGACGACTCGCTATTCTTTGCAGGGTTCACTGCGAAGAGCAGCGTAGCATTGCCACGTGTTACCTGAATAGACTCATTCCACATGAAAGCTCACCATGAAGAGTCTGAAATTTTGGCCATCAAAGTTATCTCTAAGTcactgaatttttaaagattttaacaaGGATATAGAGATTGTAGTTACTAAAAGCGTGCCATTGaccttttgctaattttttttagtagattTTGAAAGGTGAGTAAAAGGTCAGTTACGTATTGAGATCAGTAGTATTAAAAAGTCCTTAGTTGACAGAAGAATTCTCACCTTCAAAAATGCACTTAATAGATAAGGACCAGCAACGCATTCACTGTAAATTTGTAAGGTTTGTTGAAGCAAAAAAAGATCAATAATCCACtcaaatattttgtgtgtgtgtaagacgaTACCTGAATTGTTAAAGGTTATTCTAACAAGGACATAGATATTTCAGTTACTAGAGGGATGCCATTGATCTTTTGCTAAATATTTGGTAGATTTTGAAGGGTGATTAAAAGGCCAATTATGTATTGAGATTAGTATCATTGAAAAGTCCTTATTTGCCAGTAGTCTCATCTTCAAAAATGCATTCGGTAGGTATGGACTAGCACGCACTCTCATGAAATTTGTACGGTTTGTTAAAGCAAAAAAAGATCAATAATTCACTGGGTTTTTTTTAGTGTTGTAAGACGATATCTGAATTTTTGAAGGTCATTTTAACAAGAACACAGCTACTGTAGATACTAGAGGTGTGCCATTAACCTTTGCTAAATTTTTATAGTAGATTTTAAAGGGTGAGTAATAGATCATGTTATGTACTGAGATTAGTTGCATTAAAAAGTCCTTAGTTGCCAGAAGTATTCTCATCTTCAGAAATACTTAATAGATAAGGACTAGCACGCATTCACAGGAAATTTGTAAGGTTTGTTGaagcaaaaaaattatcagtaactcattcaatttttttttttttttgtgtgtgtagtgtaAGACAGTACTTCCCTCGGGAGAGTAAACATACAGGTTTTATTGAGCACCCTATAAGAAAGATTAATATTTAACACTTATGATTAAAAAGTACAGCTTTGAGATTTTCTTTCGTGGCAAGCTGATAGACTAAACTTTAGCAACTATCTCTGCTTTCATATTGCAACCCTCTGAGAACTTACGTTTGAACACTGGCAGTAACTGTATCCCGGCAGCAAATCAGCACAggctgaaatattaaaaaatgcgatcattatgataatgagtgtatatttttttttgttagcgaTTCTGTAgccataattaatattttattcgtAGAAATATTTGAGATAATTCCTTATCAGCATAAGTGTAGACAAAATGCTGAATGCTAAATTAGAGGgtgatcatttttaattttgttcaacaTGCTCACAAATTCAATTAAGGAAAATgtctaatttgcatttttcaaacaTAAGCTACGTTGTCAAAATCAGGCATCTATACAGATTCGATTTAATAGTCTACAAGCCAGGTTTCTGATGTGCATTTTCTCCTGTACTTACAGTGAACAACTCGTCTGGGATTAGGTATTGCTGGTACGGTTTCACAACAAGTTGGAGTGCGTGTTGTAGTTGTAGACGTAGACGTAGACGTCGATGTAGTAGTAGATGTCGATGTAGAAGTAGATGTAGAAGTAGATGTCGATGTAGAAGTAGATGTAGATGTAGAAGTAGATGTCGATGTAGAAGTAGATGTAGATGTTGGACGGGTCGTTGTTGTGCTGGTGGATGTAGACGTGCTAGTTGAAGTGGACGTAGAGATGCCTGGAAAGATGGGGGTTCTTAAAGGTTAAAGGTGTAAATGTTTTTGTCTTATAATTGTCTAATCATTAATTAATGTTGAGATTTTTTATTCAGCATTCACCGGGGCATTCTTACTCATGTTACGTAGTTGTCAGGAGATAGTCCTTTAACATAAAGTGAATCCACTATTGCTGGTTCTTTGAAGTGCAGAATGTTTAAGTCTACTATGCATTTAAAGGAATATGTctgtcagaaaataaaaactcagaaTAATCGTTCTTCAATAAGTGTTCACATTACGTTAAAGTCCGCAAATGGAATTCTTCACTAAGAGCTCACTTCATGTTTAATGACTGGTCTGTTTTTATCACCTTCAAGAATATTAATTTGACTAATATTTTCTGGAGGTAATTTGCAAATCGTTCATTAAAGGTGGTGAGCCTAGAGGAAAAATCCTAAACCatcgtaaaaaaattaaagacaactTCCAATAATAGCTTTTCAAAATGTGCGTGGAGTATTGTGCAAAAACAAAATCCAGAGCTTACCAATGGGAGTAATTATACAGCAAAATCCTGGCTTTCTTGTTCCATCGTCGGTTATAAACACCACATGGAGGTCATTTGTATATGTTTGATTAAATCCGTGGTGTTTTCCGCAAATCCTTGATCAGAAGAAATGCAAACAGATTTCCTTGAAATCCATCACTagattttaaaataagttttgtacagacagtccaaaaattaaacaagcaaacaagtaaaaactgattaaaaagcAATCCAGGATCCTGGCCTAGAACCAGTCTTccaaaaaaagtttatcaaccCTATTATAGCCAATTATCATCCCTCCATTTTGTTGAAATTCAGAAATAACATTTCgaggaaatgaaaagacagacaggcaacaaaaaaaaactgtagtagGTGAATACATAACGTACGTCTGACTTTGTTAAAGgagataataaataatgatttggaTGACTTAGCAAGATTAAAGGACATTCGAGAATCAGGAGTATTCGAGAAGTCCAGGAAGTCGACCATACAAAGAGAATATGCAGATTTCTTTTACAAACTTCAACTCCAAATCAGTGTCACAAAAATTCAGGCTATATTCTCTTTTCTGTGCTTGGCTTTGTATCACTGCAGAAATAGAACTTCAAATAggtgttatattttctttaatttttttttatgtaaaagtttaTCACTAGTAAATGAGCCCATTTATAATGCCAAGCTTAGTAGCTATAAAGCTTGATTGTCTGTAAAATTAGTCTATTACGTACTGATAGACAGAAGGATGCATTACACATCCACCTTTATGATAGATGTAAGATTACAAATTCAAACTTCAAAAGGTGTGCAGGATTGTTGAGACGTTGGGTAAGTCAAATTTAGTCGAAGTTGGAAAACTTTTAGCATTCTGTCCTTCTTGTGCATGACAGTTGCAGTGAGATAGGAAACCTGATGCTTTTTTATTCAAggccaaaattaaacaaaagtaaaaggaagaaagacaGCTGAGGCTAAATTATGAAAGGAAACAGATATGTCTCAtgaaggccaaaaaaaaaaaaaaataaggagcataaagaaaacaaaatttcaggTTGTCTTTGAAGGCGGAATAAAGGTCAAGAAATCAAGGCATTCAAGAGTTACCCATTTTCACCAAGTGAATGTAGCAAATCGTGGTCTCACCAGTTTTATGAGACTACCCATTATAGGATGATGACTCTCCCTGAAGCTTTATAGAACAGGAGTCGAAATGCTTAAGGAAAGCCACCTCAGCCGATAAATGTCTTAGATTCAAGCCTttcaagcaagaaaataaaactgatcgCCTAAAATAAGCAGTGAAGGAAGGACTTTATGACACTCCCACATTACAATGAATTTTTTAGAGGCTCAGTTGACAATAATATTAGGAAAGTGTGGCTCTTGTATGATAATTTTCAAGACATCTTAGCACCAAAATATTGATAGAAGAGAAAGGTGTGATGAAAAAGTAGTATTTACGATTATGAAGCAAGGGGAGGcagaaaatagatatttatatatttgttttcaggAGGTCTCTAAAGATCAGAGCGGAAAGGGCAATTCAAGATTGATTGCAATAAACAGAAGAATATTGGGAAGTGAAGTAAGATGAATTCGTAGTCTTGAGATCTCATCAAACCACGAATAAGTGAAAAGGAATATTGGAAAGGTCATTTACAGATTGGAGGAAAAAGGCAGTTGGAAGAAAATAACCTTAATAACACCATTAGTAATAGGGAAGGGAGCTGTTATTATTCCAGGAACAATAATAGGTACAAAGTAGTTAGATAAAATGTTTGCAGTGATTTTCAATAGGTAATAAGGAAAGACGTACAAGGATGAAGATATCAAACATAACCTTTTGGGTAGACTCTCAAATGCCTCTTGTTTGCAAACTCATTAAGTTATTGTCCAGAAATATGATAATATAAGGGTATGATAGCTTGACAAACTTTGGAATTATGAGAACCGTATAGAATTTACAAAGCATTTTGGGGAAGACTTATGGGAAAAGGAAATTTAAGATGATAGACAAAGGTGCTAACTAAAAAATGATACCTGTAGCTTGAGCACTTTTCGCCCGGAGAGCAAACAGTAAATCCAACAGAAAAGATGAAAGGAGGAAATCTagatttacagaattttttttagaacttgATTGACAAATAACCCGAATATTTTTCCAGTAGGCGATGAGATCAGGTTATAAGATTTTCTCATAGAAtttgaacactttctttaaattaGCATAATACAGCAAttcttaacaaatataaaagaaagacatGGATAACAGCAGAAGAGAAGCTAGGAATGACTAATAAGGCTGCTCTCTCGACAGCATGGCAAAGGACTGAAAGCAGTcaaccaaattttaaaaataatattccaaTACACAGTTTACAAAAGTTCTTTCATTTGTTCACAACCAAATCTCTTCTCACCTAGTTTTTGGTGGGACTGGTGGTGAGTAGAGGACAACCCGATCCTTGAAGCAACGAAAGCTTCTTTCAATCCGGAAGTAGGGGCAATACATTTGAAGACTTTGTACTGATGGATCCTGGAGGGAATGTAAAAACTTACTGTTTCAGAAGGTAAAATTTTTACAAAGAGATGGGTTCCAAGATGGGTTTATAAAATTGCTTGGtagattacttttcatttttacaaaataaactaagTTCAATTGaacttctttattttgtaaaaagaaaagtcaaaagtcaCTTGGTTTTTCATCAGTTCAGAGGAATAAGAAAGACAGTAATGTTCGTCAAGAAAGTATGGCGTCACCATTTTCTTAAGGCGCTAAGGTTTTGTGTTACAGTTAATTTTCAAGATCTTGACCTTTTATGTTTGGTTGAACATATCATATATGAATCCCATTTTCCTTTGAATTGGTACATGCATTTTTTTCCAGTTACAATTTGTCTAAATATCCTGAGTCAATGGGTTTTATCGTATGcaagtaaaattttgtagatttttagcTAATGGATGAATAGTTGTTCCACAGTGACAAAGGAAACTTTTGAGGAAATCCTTACCCGGACAAAGCTAAAGTATCGCATGTAGTTATTTGGGTAGCGGAGTACTGAGAATTCATTGTGactgaaaattttgtatgtattGCCCTGGGTCACGATCGTTGTTCCATCTGTGGAGAGGGAGAATTTCGTTATACTAGACATGTGTGATAGAAATGTTAgtctatttttcaaaaattagtaaagaaataaTGTAGAAGAGGATACACTGGTTGGTTAGATAAAGCTTGCATTGAATGGAAACTTAGTGGATTGTCTTGCCGAATTAGGGCTTTCTTTGATGAATCGTATAAAGATAAATGGCAGAAATAATGTTTTGCTTGGTCTGATACAACTAAAGATCGCACAGAGAATTCACTAATGCCTGACTACTACCGATTATCactaaatttattgtattttacttttacttaaatGTTCATGCTTTGTGAGAAAGGCCATTTATAAATTTCTGTAATAAGCCAAGCATCTGgtacttagtctctctctctctctctctctctctctctctctctctctctctctctctctctctctctctctctctctctctctccataattcgTACTTATTGTTGCATTAAATGCAGCCTTGCTACTGGGATTCATGTAAAAAGACGCCTTGGCTGCTTCAAGGTCTTGAAGCTCATCTTTTTTCAAAAGGCCATCGTCTGCTAGGTGGTCGGCTTCATCGTTGTTGTCTTCCAGTCCTTCATCAAATTCAAAAACTTCTTCGCTGGCGAATATTTCTGCAAGTCGATCCACAGACATCTCGTGGTTTGAGGTGGCCTCGGCATCGACGTGCTATAATATGGAGCAGTAGTCAATGAAGAGAGAACAAGGGATATCTAACGAGTTATTAATGACTTTTGAAGAATGAAATTTAGTGATGATTGTttaataaatttggaaaagttaGCATTAACAACTTGACAGGTTAAGCTAAAGACAAACAAGAGAACAATTAGTAGCAAATATAATTGTAACTATTTCCCAACATCAAAAgacttttattctcattttaattaAGAACGCAAATCTTTTCCAACATGATAACATTCTGATAATGTATATCCTTCCGTAAGATTTTGGCGTAAGTAAATAAGTCTGGTAGACTCAGCTTGAATATAAATTGATCCAGATTTAAGTTGTCCCAAAAATTTCCAAAGATGGCATTCAACTTGGAAACGAGCTTTAAACGAAATAGAAATGAGAACAACGCATGTCTTGGCATTTGATATTTCTCAGAATTTAGCACTTGAAGTTTGAATAAACCCCAaccttttaaaaagataaatacctGCATCTGTAGCCCAGCAACGAAAGCGAAGATCACATAGGATAGAAGAGCCAACGGCGGTGAAAACATCGGTGAGGCTGACGAAGAAATCCTCCAGAGCTTCATGGTGGTCGGGAATTCTTAACTGAATGACAGGTGAGGGCAGAAAGGACTTGATGGACTGGCCTCTTCCCTCCGAATGGACAAATGAAGGCTGGCAGAGCAAGGTTTTTATGGGCTTCTGGTTGACCTTGTAAACTTGCTGTCAGTCTCCCACCGTCTGCTCatccccaccaccacccccccTTACTCCCACGAAGTTCGATCCATTTcccttgaacaaaaaaaaaaaaaatcccgcaaTTGCTGATTGCCAGCATGTAAGATTAAATCATAAAACCTGCCAGTATTTGCTCATTTGTTCTGTCAGTGTGTCACCAATTTACTTAATAGCCCAATTAGTGACTCTTCCAAATCTGCAGTAAAGACGGACACGAACATCAAACAGTAAGCGTTGCCATTGGTAATTACATTAAGACTATTCAAATAACACTCACAGGTGTTCTTAAATTTGATGTTGGTTTTTCCGCGACTCGTTAGTAGTTAATGGAACAAAATCTAAGGAGTCTTGTGTTTCAGGTATATTCGATCCCAGATGAAAGCAAGCGCATGCTTTCCGTTCAGACAATACATCAAAACGAGtagcaaataataaaatttctaggATTCTTTATTTGCCATAAGAATGACATTCATGTTGAGTGAATGATGACGGCAAATTTCGTGTTTTGATAAATTGCTTTGTAGTAATATTAGTGGTGGTGATTATGAtcatttttgtcattatatttctCCGTAAAGCGTACAGGCTTCCCGAGATACAAAAGGTTGATACAGAGTCAATTATAAAGTAATTCAAAATGTTTAAACCATGTATGTTTAACCTAAGATTTGCTTTGTAAAGAAATCGAACAGCCACGCAAATGCCCTTAGATAATATACTTGCCAGAAacaagaatgctctctctctctctctctctctctctctctctctctctctctctctatctatatatatatatatatatatatatatatatatatatatatatatatatatatatatatatatatatatatatatttatatatatataaatatatatatatatatatatatatatatatatatatatatatatatatatatatatatatatatatataaatatcgtgtTACTCGTACTAGGCTTCAATAAGATGGGATGGTATAGATTCTAGATTCTTGATTCACAGATTCAGAAAGCACAAGCTTTGGAAAACatgcagtcttcttcttcaggtactgATGCACTGAGGAGATAACAGCCACTCTTGGGTATaattatgtgtactgtatgtgctccacccaacatctgttgttttctgtttctaATGCCCACGATGACCTGCCCAATGATCTGCAGCTCCTCCTGCCCTTCCTGgcagtcttcttgatctccttGACGTACACTTAATCCTTCATTGTTCGGAATTATCCCCTTTCTGTCCATCTTTTTGTTTACGTTCTTAAAGTTCTGATAGATTATCTCACAAGTAATCTTGTCCTTAAAAGTGTTTCCAACATTTCCTCCTATCGCTTTTTCCTAAGAGTTGATGAGGGCGTTCTGTGTGATCACCCTCgatgttttattcttgttgatatatttaaaatttgtatttttccagttgATGTTATGGTTGTAATGCCAGCAGTGTTTTGGCCAGTGCCGAGGCTTGATTGTAATGGCGAATGTTCTGCATATGctggcttgctctctccttgcacgATTTGCCGCACTGACCAAAATATAATTTGTCACAATTGTCACAAGGTGTTAAGTGAAACCCGCacctcttctcctccccctttatgggTAATTAATTTCTGGTTACAGTATTcctaatgtcatttttataattcccGACTAACCTAATATTTTCtagtttctagtttaaatcctTTATAATGTTATTGTTTGGGATGTCGatcgtatttttcttgtttattccgtTTTGTCTTGGTGCCTTTCCCCATAGTAGTGTTTCCTAGCCTTACTATATGCACTTTCCCCACTGGTGAGTCGTGTATCCCAGTTTTTTAAAAGAAGCGAATAGATATTAAAGCTCCTATTCTGCTTTGCTACCTGCCCTTGTGAGTCTAATATCCAGGATGGGGATTGTCCCTTCTTTCTCTGATTGAGTTCAGCGAAACAACTAaccaatttctctttctcctcacGGTGTATTACCAAGATGTCATTTAAATACCTAACCCATCTAACTATCTCAAGCCCAGGTATCTTAATTTTCCCACCTCTTCTGTCACACGCCATTCCACAAATATATTCGCCAAAATGGGCGATAGGCTAGAACTCATGGCCACCTCATTCTTCTGAGTAAAGTATTTGTCCCCGAACTTAATCACGTTCATACTTATTATTGTCTATATCACAGTTTTATATACCCTCATCCAAGTGTTTTCTGATAAGTTGTACAGTTTTCTTAACCAATACATTCGTGAAATCACGTTCTTACTTATTATTGTCTATATCACAATTTTATTTACCCTCATCCAAGTGTTTTCTGATAAGTTGTACAGTTTTCTTAACCAATACATTCGTGAAATCACGTTCATACTTATTATTGTCTATATCACAATTTTATATACCCTCATCCAAGTGTTTTCTGATAAGTTGTACAGTTTCCTTAACCAATACATTCGTGAACAGTAACACTACATCAAAACTAGCAAATTTCGAATCGAACCACACTACCTCCACCCCTCTATACCTCTATTCATTCGTTATTCCAGTCACTCGTCTTCCTTCCCCTTATGGAAATGGTACCTGAGTTTCGTTGGAattcttttaatttgctttttattgaAATTGCGTTTTCAGATgagtaattttattataatttcattttattactgtaaGATTCACCTTGATAATGGTGCTTTAAAAAGGTATGGTTATTGAAAATGGACGTCTCCATTGGACCcctttttatactatatatatatatatatatatatatatatttatatatatatatatatatatatatatatatatatatatatatatatatatatatatatatgcgtgtgtgtttgtgtgtataaatttttgacgcacatcaggatggaacccaggtctttcaattgaaaggcaaggccgctgcccactaggccatacaagtcataaaagaagctggaacctgatggcaactgcacccaaggaattacctgggcaagctaactgcttgcataccagagtgttttccccaacttcccgacttagcaatgacccaattgacagcatttcattcgaataatcccttctgagtgaataagatagaaataatcaacacacacaatcacgtgtggaacagaaataaatttctgacttacatcaggatcgaacccaggtctttcatttgaaaggcaagggcgctgcccactaggccatacaagtcataaaagaagttggaacctgagggcaactgcacccaaggaattacctggacaagc comes from the Macrobrachium rosenbergii isolate ZJJX-2024 chromosome 3, ASM4041242v1, whole genome shotgun sequence genome and includes:
- the LOC136851517 gene encoding uncharacterized protein; this encodes MVGANVTDLGLHAQLCVAANHVDAEATSNHEMSVDRLAEIFASEEVFEFDEGLEDNNDEADHLADDGLLKKDELQDLEAAKASFYMNPSSKAAFNATIISFYIPSRIHQYKVFKCIAPTSGLKEAFVASRIGLSSTHHQSHQKLGISTSTSTSTSTSTSTTTTRPTSTSTSTSTSTSTSTSTSTSTSTSTSTSTSTSTTTSTSTSTSTTTTRTPTCCETVPAIPNPRRVVHSCADLLPGYSYCQCSNMSNGGICLICSFCQTCNLQFLAVHDFSQTKLYIYFTFPCNNCTMNLAVNNYGYPQYVKGYVNCLNPPTNVTLPTYSVADYVVAVFCPIPATFDICAYFQSLISGSGRRLSLENAQQKETQHLVKSCNGYRHLVVLEENINFSTIDAPDTYRAVTITGDLCSNFNQGGIIDLTVFPNVQIINLDLCHPSLNCGSIILNSSCIQQVTVRLPNASSCNSSCIVSNQAATPSPPNVVC